From Jiangella mangrovi:
GGCCTGGTAGCGCTCCTCGACGACCTCGTCGGTGACGAACGCCCTGTCGTACACCAGTCGCTCGAGCACGTCGCGCATCTTCTGCCGCGACGGCCCGTCGCCCCCGTAGTACTCCGAGATCAGCTGGACGGCCTCGGTCGGCATGGGCGTCTGCAGGCTGTGGCCGGCGACGGCGGGCGCCATGAGCACGAGCCGCTCCACCCGCTCGGGCGCGTCGATGGCGACCTTCATCGCCGTCTGGGCACCCATGGAGTTGCCGATCAGGTGCGCCTTCTCGATGCCGAGGGCGTCCATGAAGGAGCGCACGGCCCGCGAGGTGAAGTCCAGCCGCGGCTCGGTGACGAACACCTTCGACGACTTGCCGAACCTCGGCAGGTCGGGCACCAGGGTGCGGTAGTGCGGGGTCAGCGCCGGCACGTTGCGCACGTAGCTGGCCAGCCCGCTGGAGCCCGGCCCGGTGCCGTGCAGGCAGATGACCGGGTGGCCCGACCCGCCCTCGGCGTAGTGGATCGTCAGGTCGCCGGCGACGTCGACGTCGTGCTCGCTCATCGCCAGGTCCGCAGTGGTCGCGGTCACGGGTGCGCTCCTTCGTGCTGGTCGTAGGTGGTCACCGTGCGGACCAGCCACTCGGCGAGGGTCAGCAGGCTGGGCAGGTGCACAGCGCCCATCGAGAACGGCGGGCCGCCGTCGCGCCGCGGCGGTCGCGGCATGCCGGCGCGGACGGTGTCGACTCCGGCGGCGCGCAGGACGACGGCGTCGGTGTAGCCGCTGGTCGCGGTGCGCGGCTCGTGGGTGTCGCCGGTGAGGTCCTCCCAGGCGGCGACGGCGCTGCGCACGACCGGCGCGCCGGGCGACGTCGTGGCGCCGGGCACCGCCTGCACCCGCTCCACGGACACCGCCACGCCCAGCCGCGCGACGATCCGCACGACCTCCGCGCGCAGCTCGTCGTCGACGCGCTGCACCGCGACGCCGGGCGGCAGCCGCAGGTCGACGTCGATGGTGCAGGTCTCGGGCCAGAACGCCGGCCGCGCGGGGTCGCCGCCGCTGATAGCGACGACCGCGCCGCGCGGCCGGCAGTACTCGGTGGCGAAGCGGTCGCCGTAGTCGGCGAACCAGTGCTCGAGCGCGCCGACCACGCGGGCGGCCTGGGCGACGGTGTTCTCCTCGGGTTCGTAGCCGCGGATGCCGGTGTAGCCGACGCCGCCCTCGACGGTGAGCCGGTAGACCGCGATGCCCACTTCCTCCCAGCTGGCAGCGAAGCCCGGCTTCGGGACGATCGCCGCGGTGACCGGCGCGACGCCGGCCAGCAGCGCCCGGACGCCGCGGCCGAAGCCGAGCGGCAGCGCGGGCATGCCGGCGGCGCAGAACCCGCCGACCACCTGCACGTTCCGCGGCTGCCCGGCCGCGGCCAGGGCCAGCATCGCCAGCACCCCGGCGGCCAGGTAGCCCTTCGGGTTCTCCGCGCCCAGGCCCAGCATCCAGTCGCCCGACCGCTCCGCGACCGGCCGGAACTCGGGGTCGGCCCGGCCGGCGAGCAGTGGCCGGTCCTGGTCGGTGTCGCCGCTGAACGTGGTGTCGAGCTGCCCGTAGATCAGCAGGGAGGGCCGGCCGTCGGGCTCGCCTCCGACCACCACGTTCGCGGACTCGCCGCCCACCGGCCGCACGTCGGCCGGCAGTCCGGCGGCGCGGAACCGGGCCGCGAGCCGCTCGGCGAGCGGGCGCTCCGCACCGGTCGGCGACGGCGTCTCGATCAGCTCGGTCAGGAGCCCGGCCGCGTCCAGCCGCTCGAGCTCGGCCAGCGCGTGCGTGAGCGACGACGGCGCCGCCATCAGCCCGCCCTCCCCGCGGGGCGCAGCCGGCCCAGCAGGCGCACCGCCAGGGTGGGCGCGACCTGCGCGCGGTACCAGGGACTCGCCAGGCCGGGCTCGTCGGACAGGGCCGCCGCGCGGACCCGGCCGGCGACGTCGTCGGTGTCGCGCGGGTCGGCGACCTCGAGCGTGATAGGCCGGGCCCCGACGGCGCCGACGACCAGCGTCGTCCGCTCCGGGCGCGCCCACGCCGCCACGTTGACGATCGGCCCCTGGCTGGTGCCGACGCGCTCGAAGCCGACCTCGTGCGCCGCCGGGACCACCGGGATCTCGACGTCGACCAGCAGCTCGTCGGGCGCGAGCACGGTCCGCCGCTCGGCCAGCACGACGTCGGCCACGGGGACGACGCGCGTGCCCCGGACCGACGCGACGTGGGCCCGGGCGTCCAGCGCCGCGAGCAGCGTGAGCACGTCGTAGCGGGACCGGGCCGCGCACAGGTGCCCGCCGATGGTGCCGCGGTTGCGTACGCGCGGGTTGGCCAGGTGCGCCGACAGGTCGCGCAGCACCGGCAGCGCCTCGGTGAGCAGCGCCGACTCGGCGATCCGGCGGTACGTGACGGCGGCGCCGATCCGCAGGCTGCCGCCGTCGGCGTCGATCCGCCCGAGCTCCTCGAGGCGACGGCACAGCAGGACGCGGCCCGTGACGACCTCGCCACGGCGCAGCCGCGGCACCAGGTCGGTGCCGCCGGCGCACACCGTCGCCGGCACCGGCGCGGCCAGCTCGGCCAGGGCGGCCGGGAGGTCGGGGACGGTGAGCACCTCGGCGTCAGTCAGCACGGCGCACCTCCCCGGCGGTCCGGACGGCGGTGCGGACGGCGGCCGCGATGGCGGCGTAGCCGGTGCAGCGGCACAGGTTGCCCTCGAAGTACGCGGCGATCTCGGCGTCGGTGGGGTCGGGGTGCTCCGCGAGCAGCGCGACCGTCGTCATGACCATGCCCGGCGTGCAATAGCCGCACTGGAAGCCGGACTGCTCGGCGAAGGCGCGCTGGACCGGGTGCAGCCGGTCGCCGTCGGCCAGCCCCTCGACGGTGGTGACGTCGCTGCCGTCGAGGTCGGCGACCAGGACCGAGCAGGAGCTGGCGGCGGCGCCGTCGACCAGGACCGTGCAGGCGCCGCAGAAGCCCTGGCCGCACGAGAGCTTCGGCCCGGTCAGCCCGAGCTCGTCGCGCAGCACGTCGACCAGTGCCGCGGAGGGCGCCGCGAACGTGCACTCCCGCCCGTTCACCGTCAGTGCGGTCTCGCGCTCAGCCATGGGCGGGCTCCAGCAGCTCGCGCAGCACGTCCTCGGCCGACACCGGAAGCCGGTGCACCCGGACCCCGACGGCGTCGCGGATCGCGTTGCAGATCGCCGGGGCCACCGACACGATGGCCGGCGTCCCGATGCCCCGGGCCGGCGCGTCGGGCGCGTCGCCCGCGGAGCCGGGGGTCGTCACGAGGACGCCCTCGACCTGCGGCAGGTCCTCCATGTGGGCGAAGCGGAAGTCGTAGGGGTCGGCCGGGCCGGGGATCGCGGCGTCGACGGCGAGCTGGCTGCCGAGCGCGTACTCCCAGCCCATGGCGAACGCGCCGACCAGCTGGCCGCGGCACTGCGTCTCGTCGAGCACCCGCCCGACGTCGTAGGCGGAGATGCCGCGCAGCACGCGGACCACGCCGGTGTCGGCGGCGACGCAGACCTGGACCAGGCAGACGCCGTAGGTCGGGGGGTTCTGCTCGCTCGTGTGCGTGCCGGCCGCCTCGACGGGGGCGCCGGCCAGCGCCGCGACTCCGGCCAGGTCGATCGACCGGCCGTCGTGGGCGTGCACGCGCGACTCCCGCAGCCGCAGGTCCGCGGCACGCACCCCCCAGTGCGCCGCGACCACCTCCAGCACCCGGTCGCGCAGGGCCCGTGCTGCCGCGGCGGCGGCCGGCGCCACGACGTAGGCACCGCGGGAGGCCACCGACCCCCAGCGGTCGTACGGCGAGGTCTGGGTCGAGATGGCGGACAGCCGGACCCGTCCAGGCACGAGGTCCAGCACCTCGGCGACGACGGCCCGGTAGGCGGCCGCGGCGCCCTGGCCGCTGTCGGGCGCGGCGACGGCCAGCTCGACGTCGCCGCCCTCGAGCAGTCGCACGGTGGCGGCGGACGCGTCGCCGCCGTGGAAGGTGCCGAGGCCGCTGGTGTGCAGCCCGGCCGCGACGCCCCAGCCGTGCCGGCAGGACGCCGTCTCCTCATGGTCGACGGCGTCGGCTTGCGCGGCCGCCGCGCGGGCGGCGTCGAGGCAGGCTCGCACCGTCGCGCTCGCGTCGCCGACGACCTTCTCCTGCGAGGCGGCCTTCGTGGTCGCGTTGCGCAGCAGGAACCGCTCGGGCAGGACGCCGGCCCGCCGGGCCAGCTCGTCCAGGTGCACCCCGACCGCCCAGAGGATCTGGGTGACGCCGATGCCGCGCATCTCGCCCGCCGTCGGGTTGTGCGTCAGGACGGCCCGGCCGGCGAAGTCGTAGTGGTCGACGGCGTACAGGTCCAGCGCGCGGTCGCGGCAGTTGGACAGCACGACGTCGGTGACGAACGACGGGAACGGCCCGTGGTCGACCGTGGCCCGGACCTTCAGCGCGGTGAGCTGGCCGCCGGCGTCGCAGCCGGCAGTGAGCGCGAAGTGCACCGGGTGCCGCGAGTGGCTGACGCCCAGCTCCTCGGCCGGCGAGAACGCCAGGCGCACCGGCGTCCCCGGGCAGAGCCGCGCGAGGCGGACCGCGATCGGCTCGAAGAGCGGGTTGATGCTGGTCCGGCCGCCGAAGCTGGACGTGGGCAGCTCGGACACCGTCAGCCGGACGTCGTCGTCGGCCAGCCCCACCGCCACTGCCAGCTCGTGCCGGGCGAAGTAGGGCGCGTCGGCCGAGGTCAGGATGTCGACCCCGCCGTCGGCGTCGACGGTGACCACGCAGCAGCGCCGGGCCAGGTTGTAGTGCACCGGCCGGCCGGTGACGTACTCGGCGGCATACGTGACGGCGGCAGCGGCCAGCGCGGCCTCGACGTCGCCGTGGCTCCGCGTGACCTCGCGCACGACGTTGTCCTCAAACCGATCGTCGATCCGCACGGACGCCGTCGCGAACGGGTCGTCGACGAACGGCAGCGCCCGGTAGTCCACCTCGATGGCCCGCGCCGCCCGGTCGGCCGCGTCCTGGCTGTCGGCGACCACCGCCGCCACCACGTCGCCGACCTGCCGGACGACGCCGTCGAGCCCCAGGTCCGCCCGGTCCGCCACCACCAGCACGCCGGGCAGCGCCCGCGCGGCTGCGAGGCCGGCCGAGACCTCGGCGTGCGGCACGCTGCTGCGGACGACGCTCGCGTACCGGCAGCCCGGCACGGCGTAGTCCGACGGGTAGCGGCCCCGGCCGGTGATCTTGGCGACGACCTCGGCGGGCCAGTCCTGGGTGGTGGTCACGGTCATCAGCCCCGCAGCACCGCGCACAGCTCGGCTGGGGCCGCCACGTGCACCTCGGCGCCGATGGCCCGCGCCTCGAACGGCTTGCCGCGCAGCGAGAACTCGTGCCCGGCGACGTCGATGACGTGGTCGACGAGCTCGCCGAGGAAGGTGGTCGACTTCACCGTCCCCGACCAGACGTTCAGCTCCGGCCCGGCGGGCGTCCCGGCGTCGACGAACGCCAGGCTCTCGGGGCGGACGCAGACGACGCACTCGCTGCCCGGCGCCGTCTCGGTGGACGTGCGGCCCCGGACCCGGCCGAGGACGGTGTCGACCTCACAATGCCCGTCGGCGGCGGCCTGGGACAGGGTGGCCAGGATCAGGTTGGAGTGCCCGATGAACTCGGCGACGAACCGCGACGCGGGGCGCTCGTACACGTCGAGCGGGCGGCCGATCTGCTCGATGACGCCGTTCGACATGACCGCGACCGCGCTGGAGAGCGAGAGCGCCTCGCTCTGGTCGTGGGTGACGTAGAGCATGGTGACGCCGATGTCGGCCTGCAGGCGCTTGAGCTCGCCGCGCATGTCGTCGCGGGTGCGCGCGTCGAGGTTCGACAGCGGCTCGTCGAGCAGCAGCAGCGGGGGCTCCATGATGATCGCCCGGGCCAGCGCCAGGCGCTGCTGCTGACCGCCCGACAGCGACGTCGCCCGGCGGCCGGCGAGGTCGGCCAGACCGACCGCCTCGAGCACGCGGTCGGCCCGGCTGCGCGCCTCGGACCGGCGCACCTTCGCCTTGCCCCGCTGCACCGTGAGCGGGTAGGCGGCGTTGTCGCGCACCGTCATGTGCGGCCAGATGGCGTAGTTCTGGAACACCATGCCCAGGCCGCGCCGGTTCGCCGGCAGGGCGACACCGTCGTCGGAGCTGTAGAGCGTGCGCCCGCCGACGGTGATGCGCCCGGAGTCGGGCTCCTCGAATCCGGCGATGCACCGCAGCGAGGTGGTCTTCCCGCACCCGGACGGGCCGAGGAGCGTGAAGATCTCGCCCTGCCGGACCGTGAAGTCCACCCCGTTGACGGCGCGCACCCCCGCGGTGGGGTCGTCGCGCCGGCCGGGACCGCGGTGGGTCTTGACCAGCCGGTCGACCGTGAGCACGTCATGCACCGCCGCCTTCGGCGACGTGGCGATCTGCGCGGTCTCCGTCATCTCCCGTTCCTTCCCGGCCCCTTGAGCCTCAGCTGAGGTACGTACTTCGGCAATCAGTCAGTTGACGCTCAGGCGCTCGCCGATGCGCAGCACGACGGCGGTCATGGCCAGCGAGATGATCGCGATGATCACGCCGACGACGGCTGCCGCCTCCGGTTCGGATCCGTTGGCGTACTCGAACATGAGCAGCGACAGCGTCGAGTGGCCGGGCGCGGCCAGCAGCACCGTCGAGCTGATGTCCCGGATCGCCGACATGAAGGTGATGACGAACACCGTCACCGCCATGGGGGCGACCAGCGGGAGCGTGATGCGGAAGTAGGTCCGCCACCAGCCGGCGCCGGTGCCGTACGAGGCCTCCTCCAGTTCCGGGGAGACCTGGGTGACCGCGGACTGCATCATCATGCTGCCCAGCGGCAGGCTCTGGACGAGCAGCACGATGATCAGCGGGAGCAGCGTCTGCAGCCACGAGGCCAGGCCCGGGACGATGAGGAACACCGTCAGGTAGGCCACGCCCATGAGCAGCCCCGGCACCGCCCACGGCAGCCAGGCGGCCAGCGAGATCCAGCGCGTCAGCCGGTCCCGGCTGCGGGCGAAGACCGTGCCCAGCAGAGCGAACACGAACGTGCCGACCAGGCCCACCGTCAGCGCGACGATCGCCGAGTTCTTCACCGCGCCCACGAAGTCGGAGTCGGTCAGGACCGAGGTCCAGTGCGCCAGCGTCCACGGCTGGTCGAGGAAGAAGAACCCGAACAGCTTGGTGAAGGAGCCCGCGACCAGCATCGCCAGCGGGCCGACGATGCACACCGCCACGGCGACGTACAGGGCGATCGCGGCCAGCCAGGACTTCGCGGTGCGCGGGCGCTCCCGCACCCGCACGCCCTTGCCGCCGAGCGTGGCGTTGTCGGCGTAGCGCGACTGGACCCGCTGGTAGAGCAGCGCCACCGCCACCAGGATCACCAGCAGCAGCGTGCTCAGCGCCATGGCCTGCGCGTAGTCCGGCGGCGACGCGCGCAGCAGGTTGAAGATGCGGGTGGAGTAGACGAAGATCTCGGCCGGCGTGCCGAGGATCTGCTCCACCTCGAACGTCTCGAGGCTGCGGATGAACCCGGCCAGCAGGGCGACCAGTACCGCCGGGGCCAGCAGCGGCAGCGTGATGCGCCGGATGGTCGTCGAGGTGCGGGCGCCGGCGATGTCCGAGGCCTCTTCGTAACTGGCGTCGATGGCACGCATGGCCGGCACCAGCAGGATCGTCATGATCGGGATCGTCGTGAGGGTGATGTGCACCCACATGATCCCGGGGATGGTCTGCAGGTTGAAGATCGGCCCGTCGACGAACGGCAACCGGTCCAGCAGCTGGTTCAGCAGGCCGGAGTTGCCGTTGATCAGCAGCATCCAGCCGAACGTCATGGGCAGCACCGGGAGGAAGAACGCCGTCCAGAGCGCGTACATGACGAACTTGCGGCCGGGGACGTCGACGCGCACCAGGAACCAGGCGAAGCACAGCGCGACGGCCATCGAGATCGGCACCCGCAGCGTCAGCACCAGCGAGACGAGCAGCGACTGCACCGTCCGGCCGCTGTCGAAGGCCCGCTCCCAGGGCGCCCACGACCAGTTCAGCGCCTGCCCGGGAAAGGAGTCGCTGAAGCTGGACACGACCACGTAGAGGATCGGCACCAGCACCGGCACGCCGACGAGCACGAGGATGAGCAGCTTCGGCCACGGCAGCCGGCGCCGCGAGATCCGCCCCCGGTCCTGGGTGGTCGTGCTCATCGGGCGCCTCCGTTCTGCTGGCCGGACTCCGTGCTGTAGACGCCGCGCAGGTGCAGGTCGAACGCGATGGCGGCCTCGGTGAACGTGACGCCGACCGCCGCGCGGCCCTTCGACAGGACGTCGTCACGGCCGACCCGGACGTGGGCGAACCTCAGCCCCGGGGTGCTCGCGACCTCCTTGCCGAGCGCGCGCACCTCGTCCGGCGTGGTGGGCCGGGCGATCGCGTCGGCGTCGAAGCCGCTGGCCGCCGCGAGGTCGTCGACCCGGACCCCGTCGCCGGCCGGACTCGGGATGGTGCCCGGGCCGGTGCCGTAGACGCCGTTGTCGAAGACGACGACGCACAGGTTCGGCGGGCGGAGCCGGGCGATGGTGAACCAGTTCGCGACGCCGGCCACGGCCGACCCCTCGCCCTCGACGGAGACGACGGTGCGCTCCGGCCGGGCGAGCGCCAGGCCCAGCGCGACGGCGGACGGGTAGCCGAACTCCATGTTGTAGAGGTGCGCCGGGCTCGGGCCGAGGCTCCAGAGCCCGCCCGAGGTGGCGCCCACTCCGGCCACCACCAGGTGGTCGGCGGGCAGCTCGGAGACGAGAGCCGCGAGGGCGTCAACGCGTCGCATGGGTCACCGCCCTTTGGTCGTCCCCGGTGTGGACGAGGCCGGGAAGCGTGAGCGCGTGGATCGAGCGCTGCGTCGCGACGGTGACCAGCGTCTGCGCCACGACGTCGGTGATCCGGTCCGCGTCGTCCAGCGCCCGGGCCGGGATGGCGAATCCGGAGAGGACGGCGGCGCTCGCGGCGATCGCCGTCGAGTGGAACGGCCGCGACTCGCCGGGCCCGTCGGTGTGCGACACCAGCAGCAGCAACGGCGTGTGCTGGACCCGGGCGCGGGCGAGGACGAGTCCGCAGAGGCCCAGCCCGGTGCCCTCCATGACGGCGACCGGCAGCAGGCCACCCAGCGCCGCGCCCATGGCGACGGCGACGCCCTCGTCCTCGCGCGCACACCGCACGACCCGCAGCCTCGGGTCCTGCTCGAGCAGCCCCTCGAGCGCCGCGAACCGGCTGTCGGGCAGGTAGGTCACCAGACCCGCGCCCCCGGCGATCAACCCGGCCTGGATGGCCCGGGCGATCGAGAGTTCGTCCGCCGTCACTGTCACCCCACTCGGTGGTTGGTGGCGGCGAGCGTATTAGGTATCCAATCTGCTTGTCCATAGTTCTGAGCGGCGAAATCAGATTTTGTATATCTCCGAAACCTGCAGGTCACAGGGCTGCTACTTTCAGGGCCGCAGAGAGGTGAGGCTACCCTTCCGGCAATATGTATCCAGGAATGTTGACCTTGTCCGCTCCTGTCGGCGCAGCTCAGCGGCCCGACGACGGACCCGAGATGGCCGAAGAGACACCACGTCAGCCCACCGCGCACGGCCCGGCACTGTTGATCATGGCGAAAGGCGGCTTCCAGGTCGCTCGGAACCCGATCTTCTCCATGATCATCGACGGGCCGTTCCGGGACCGGGCTGCGCGACGACGTCCGCTCGGCCCGCATGAGCCGTACGTATACCCGTCGTGAACCTTGGGGGAACAGTGGCCGTGACGCCCGTGTGAGCACCGCGGACCGTGGTTAGCCTGCAGGCGACTTCTCCCCCTGCAATCCCCGTTCGAGGATGCTATGAAGCTGTACGTCCAGGTCCCGTGCCTCAACGAGGAGGAGACTCTCCCGCTGGTGCTCGAGTCGATCCCGCGCGAGATCCCCGGCATCGACGAGGTCCGCGTGCTGGTCATCGACGACGGCTCGACCGACCGCACCACCGAGGTCGCCCGCTCCTACGGCGCCGAGGTGCTCCGGCACCCGCGCACCATGGGGCTCGCCCG
This genomic window contains:
- a CDS encoding alpha/beta fold hydrolase translates to MTATTADLAMSEHDVDVAGDLTIHYAEGGSGHPVICLHGTGPGSSGLASYVRNVPALTPHYRTLVPDLPRFGKSSKVFVTEPRLDFTSRAVRSFMDALGIEKAHLIGNSMGAQTAMKVAIDAPERVERLVLMAPAVAGHSLQTPMPTEAVQLISEYYGGDGPSRQKMRDVLERLVYDRAFVTDEVVEERYQASVDPETIRVNAKGHWGRQSLEGELTKVVAPTLLVWGHDDRATPFDHALLLLKKLPDARLHVFARCGHWANVERADEFNAVALDFLGRP
- a CDS encoding M20/M25/M40 family metallo-hydrolase, with protein sequence MAAPSSLTHALAELERLDAAGLLTELIETPSPTGAERPLAERLAARFRAAGLPADVRPVGGESANVVVGGEPDGRPSLLIYGQLDTTFSGDTDQDRPLLAGRADPEFRPVAERSGDWMLGLGAENPKGYLAAGVLAMLALAAAGQPRNVQVVGGFCAAGMPALPLGFGRGVRALLAGVAPVTAAIVPKPGFAASWEEVGIAVYRLTVEGGVGYTGIRGYEPEENTVAQAARVVGALEHWFADYGDRFATEYCRPRGAVVAISGGDPARPAFWPETCTIDVDLRLPPGVAVQRVDDELRAEVVRIVARLGVAVSVERVQAVPGATTSPGAPVVRSAVAAWEDLTGDTHEPRTATSGYTDAVVLRAAGVDTVRAGMPRPPRRDGGPPFSMGAVHLPSLLTLAEWLVRTVTTYDQHEGAHP
- a CDS encoding FAD binding domain-containing protein, whose translation is MLTDAEVLTVPDLPAALAELAAPVPATVCAGGTDLVPRLRRGEVVTGRVLLCRRLEELGRIDADGGSLRIGAAVTYRRIAESALLTEALPVLRDLSAHLANPRVRNRGTIGGHLCAARSRYDVLTLLAALDARAHVASVRGTRVVPVADVVLAERRTVLAPDELLVDVEIPVVPAAHEVGFERVGTSQGPIVNVAAWARPERTTLVVGAVGARPITLEVADPRDTDDVAGRVRAAALSDEPGLASPWYRAQVAPTLAVRLLGRLRPAGRAG
- a CDS encoding (2Fe-2S)-binding protein, which codes for MAERETALTVNGRECTFAAPSAALVDVLRDELGLTGPKLSCGQGFCGACTVLVDGAAASSCSVLVADLDGSDVTTVEGLADGDRLHPVQRAFAEQSGFQCGYCTPGMVMTTVALLAEHPDPTDAEIAAYFEGNLCRCTGYAAIAAAVRTAVRTAGEVRRAD
- a CDS encoding xanthine dehydrogenase family protein molybdopterin-binding subunit, with product MTVTTTQDWPAEVVAKITGRGRYPSDYAVPGCRYASVVRSSVPHAEVSAGLAAARALPGVLVVADRADLGLDGVVRQVGDVVAAVVADSQDAADRAARAIEVDYRALPFVDDPFATASVRIDDRFEDNVVREVTRSHGDVEAALAAAAVTYAAEYVTGRPVHYNLARRCCVVTVDADGGVDILTSADAPYFARHELAVAVGLADDDVRLTVSELPTSSFGGRTSINPLFEPIAVRLARLCPGTPVRLAFSPAEELGVSHSRHPVHFALTAGCDAGGQLTALKVRATVDHGPFPSFVTDVVLSNCRDRALDLYAVDHYDFAGRAVLTHNPTAGEMRGIGVTQILWAVGVHLDELARRAGVLPERFLLRNATTKAASQEKVVGDASATVRACLDAARAAAAQADAVDHEETASCRHGWGVAAGLHTSGLGTFHGGDASAATVRLLEGGDVELAVAAPDSGQGAAAAYRAVVAEVLDLVPGRVRLSAISTQTSPYDRWGSVASRGAYVVAPAAAAAARALRDRVLEVVAAHWGVRAADLRLRESRVHAHDGRSIDLAGVAALAGAPVEAAGTHTSEQNPPTYGVCLVQVCVAADTGVVRVLRGISAYDVGRVLDETQCRGQLVGAFAMGWEYALGSQLAVDAAIPGPADPYDFRFAHMEDLPQVEGVLVTTPGSAGDAPDAPARGIGTPAIVSVAPAICNAIRDAVGVRVHRLPVSAEDVLRELLEPAHG
- a CDS encoding ABC transporter ATP-binding protein, producing MTETAQIATSPKAAVHDVLTVDRLVKTHRGPGRRDDPTAGVRAVNGVDFTVRQGEIFTLLGPSGCGKTTSLRCIAGFEEPDSGRITVGGRTLYSSDDGVALPANRRGLGMVFQNYAIWPHMTVRDNAAYPLTVQRGKAKVRRSEARSRADRVLEAVGLADLAGRRATSLSGGQQQRLALARAIIMEPPLLLLDEPLSNLDARTRDDMRGELKRLQADIGVTMLYVTHDQSEALSLSSAVAVMSNGVIEQIGRPLDVYERPASRFVAEFIGHSNLILATLSQAAADGHCEVDTVLGRVRGRTSTETAPGSECVVCVRPESLAFVDAGTPAGPELNVWSGTVKSTTFLGELVDHVIDVAGHEFSLRGKPFEARAIGAEVHVAAPAELCAVLRG
- a CDS encoding ABC transporter permease, whose protein sequence is MSTTTQDRGRISRRRLPWPKLLILVLVGVPVLVPILYVVVSSFSDSFPGQALNWSWAPWERAFDSGRTVQSLLVSLVLTLRVPISMAVALCFAWFLVRVDVPGRKFVMYALWTAFFLPVLPMTFGWMLLINGNSGLLNQLLDRLPFVDGPIFNLQTIPGIMWVHITLTTIPIMTILLVPAMRAIDASYEEASDIAGARTSTTIRRITLPLLAPAVLVALLAGFIRSLETFEVEQILGTPAEIFVYSTRIFNLLRASPPDYAQAMALSTLLLVILVAVALLYQRVQSRYADNATLGGKGVRVRERPRTAKSWLAAIALYVAVAVCIVGPLAMLVAGSFTKLFGFFFLDQPWTLAHWTSVLTDSDFVGAVKNSAIVALTVGLVGTFVFALLGTVFARSRDRLTRWISLAAWLPWAVPGLLMGVAYLTVFLIVPGLASWLQTLLPLIIVLLVQSLPLGSMMMQSAVTQVSPELEEASYGTGAGWWRTYFRITLPLVAPMAVTVFVITFMSAIRDISSTVLLAAPGHSTLSLLMFEYANGSEPEAAAVVGVIIAIISLAMTAVVLRIGERLSVN
- a CDS encoding thiamine pyrophosphate-dependent enzyme yields the protein MRRVDALAALVSELPADHLVVAGVGATSGGLWSLGPSPAHLYNMEFGYPSAVALGLALARPERTVVSVEGEGSAVAGVANWFTIARLRPPNLCVVVFDNGVYGTGPGTIPSPAGDGVRVDDLAAASGFDADAIARPTTPDEVRALGKEVASTPGLRFAHVRVGRDDVLSKGRAAVGVTFTEAAIAFDLHLRGVYSTESGQQNGGAR
- a CDS encoding thiamine pyrophosphate-binding protein; this encodes MTADELSIARAIQAGLIAGGAGLVTYLPDSRFAALEGLLEQDPRLRVVRCAREDEGVAVAMGAALGGLLPVAVMEGTGLGLCGLVLARARVQHTPLLLLVSHTDGPGESRPFHSTAIAASAAVLSGFAIPARALDDADRITDVVAQTLVTVATQRSIHALTLPGLVHTGDDQRAVTHATR